The Amyelois transitella isolate CPQ chromosome 7, ilAmyTran1.1, whole genome shotgun sequence genomic sequence GCTTGATCTATGTctgtgtttaatattttttaagaaacctGGATCATGAATGAATGTGCGAGTTATTTGTATTAATCAAAAAACCAATGCGTGCGTTTCCTCACTTGAAGTGAATAATTAGCACGGATtgtaaatcataattattatcaacaatttaattaggtgtataaaaactgaatggatatttattaatcaatatttaaatatctatttcaTTAATGTAGCGTACAATGCTGTAAATAGGGATTTcatgagaaaataattattacttttgagGTTATTGTCTTATGGTATCCTTCTATTTACTTCATATTCAtatctatatattaaattattcatccatgTTATAATCATTCACAGGAAAATGTATTCAGGGACATATAAACGTAAGGTAGTCCTTCACACGAACTTTCCTTAACCTATCTCTTCGAGTGCCATAGAAATAGTTGAAATCATTTTGTAGTTcacttatttttacattaatttgatttagaaaaagaatttgttcgtatgtaattttattgtgttCTTAACATTTTACAAGTTTCTAGTCCTACTTTAcctgtttattttgtaagctgtatgtatataatgatAAGTAGTGTTTGTGTAGTCaatgaatattaaatatactattttataactttaaggTTAATTCtttgtagtaaaattaaaatgacataACTTCGATATCTGTTGGGAACTGTGGCCGTAGTGTTCCATCTGAGATAAGACAACGTAAAACTAAGGAAACATTCTTAAATGTATCACTTGAATCTGTTTTCCCTTTTATgagcaaataattaattaatttgtcgatatgaatcttattataatacctacctatatttttaattaattcaatgaAAATGAACTTACGGTAACTTTCCTAGGAAATGATGAAGgaaaaaatttcttaaagtttaaacaaaatgtaaaactttaataagtgaaataaattaatgccaACATTATTATCTATAAATCTATTTGTGTAACAGTGTTAAACACTAATAAAGTGGTTTGCGTGCATTCAGAATTTTAATCTGTCCATtatcatataattattattctcaGTCAATCAAAGTATTCAGGCGTTAAAgagtaaataagttttttactGCAGAAGTTTAAAAACAACTGTCTGAAATAAcacattgaaaaattaaaacaatttgtgttaaaatgtttattgaatTCCACAATTTCAATGCAGCTCATACGACATTATGATATTGTTGTATGTAAAGTATTGCGCCTCCGAAATAGTCTAAATACATACCAGTTGCCGTAACacttataaagaaattttctaatactaaagaaaaattactaaattatatttacagtaTATTGTAAAAAGGAAACACTAAGTTATTGGGGCTGTTacttaaatttgtttgttttcacataaacagtaaaataaagttattcaaaAAACATTGATCATCTTAATGATCATCCTAATGATTTACTTACATCAGTTTTactaagaaataatattaacacaGATGTGATGTGGTCTATAATAGATAGccggtaaaatttaattgaactATTACAAAAAGTTCCACCTTTCTAAGGTCCGGCATATTTCTTATCTTAcctataatttacatataataccAAACCAAAAGAAGATTTGTGTGGTTTAGATaacatctataaaaatataattcacctttattacataattactttaataggtatttatttacaattgatataatttttgctTCAGAGATAGCGTGTACGACTATGAGTTTAGGCTTAGGTATAGCTTTTGTCCGCCTTAAAGATTTTTGTTGCGGTGGTTTCCAATTCCGTAtgtcttctttctttttttgtgcGTTATCAGTATGTCGGTCTTAAAATGCTctcgataaaaataaagaagaagaagaagatgaaTCAGAGTTCTAATTCTCTTAATAAGAAACTTCCATgcactttatttaaatacattttctacggtttaatttaaaatttctttcgagttctgcaaataaaataataagaacttGTTTAGAGCTAGTTTTTGCGTGGAGATTTGCTCCCGTTTGAATTGCCTATGTTGtcccgaaggtctattctGTCTCTGTAAAATTTtctcaaaatcggtttagaaATTGTTGAGTATAtctgttacaaacaaaaataatttctctttataatataatagtatgGATTTGTCCATGAATTGGACGGCGGACGTCAGTTAGCTAAACTTCGAACATGCTATGACTGTGTAACGAAATAAAGTTTTAGATAAATGTATGctaaacttttataaattttagttattatCGTTATGAAGTCGTTATTAACACTTCCATGATTATATagcttcataaaaataatatttgagtAACGATACATTGGTCAAACAtgcaaatatagaaaaaagtaattaaaatctaGTAACTACTGTTATTGAATGCGATAAATGTTAAGCTGCAATAATACTTGTTTACATGACGTTCATACTATCTTCACTTAGtcaaatttaattctataagTTTTATTAGTATAAAGTCGTCTGCAttgaattcaattcaaatactACCTAACTACGTATCGACATGTACTTACGCTAACTCTAacattaatgattttttattggaCGGATTCGTTGCGTTCATCAGGTAAAAATTGTTCCCATATCgaatatattacttaataaataataggcgTAAAGGCCACTAGGGTAGGTACATTGAATTACATAaatggcacaagttaaattcatattttcgAGACGTCCAGCTACTGTATTGGGTAACATAAGTAAAATTATCTAAAACTATTGTTCTATTGTTAAGAAGCACCATTTGATTGCTTTTGTGATGTCGAAATCAcattcacaaaatatttaagagaTTGCATTTTAAAGATGAACTATATTCTTGAAATCCTTGAATATTGAAACTAGGTTTTTTAGGATCGAACCATAGTAATTGGAATAATAAAAGACAATACAATAGAAATGCCCAATTGAAAAATGGAATGCaatatgaaaatgttattacgGAAGCCATCGTTCGTGCCGTCACATTAACCAGTAGGTACTTAGCTCCTTTTAGTCTTCTAATATTCcaaatactataatattatttgaacgTGTTTGGAACCGTGTACAAACTTTCATCTTGGCGTTAGTATGTAGTTCTCCAAAGTTTCGCATAAGGTAATTCTGTGACTAAGTATTAGTGTCTGTTTCGATGCATCCCAGAATGTCGGCTGCCGGGTCTGGACTGGACTATTGCGTAGTGGTCACTGTTGTCTGAAACCGATCtgacaaaagaaaaacactTAGAGGACAATCTTTATGGAAGAAATCTATTAGTGTACTAAGCAAGGCGTTTGTTACTTAAGTTGGTGATAAAAGCATGTGAATTTTATGAATTCGTATATACACTGTACAGGGTAAAAATAAGTCaagtaatgaataatttttttttgtaaattgttttaaattgaaagTTTTCCTAAGGTTCATTGGTGTTGTTATTGATAAGAGTTGTTTAGTTTTGGAAgcaatttagaaaatttagtCTCAAgtttcttttcaattttgataataaattatggGCGTTTTGATGTGATAAAGTAAGATCCGCTTGTTAGTTCTTGTGAACGTCGTCACACCATCACTTATGCTGAAAGGTTTTATTAACAATCGAATCGATCTGTTActtgaacaaaaaaatattgtttaggtctgaatggattatttttttttattgttgtgacAGGCACAGGTGAAAAACTGTACCTAAGGCAAAAATGTTTGCTAATAGTAATTCTTTTAGGGTAATAAACGCCTCTTTAGTTTAATGAATTTACCTAACATATTTAGTGGTAATGCGAGTTGAATTTGAAAACGATTGGTAGGTACAACAGGTATCAATACATACGTGAATGGCATCGGTTATGTATGAGCAATGTTAATGTTACCTCGCCGAGTGTATAGTTGATGACGGATACCTGCCGCCGTACTGGCTGCCGTGCCAGCTGCGGTACGGGTCGTAGTCCTCCACCACGGACGGGTCCTTCTCGATCACCTGGACATGTTCATAAGGATGTCAATCTGATCAGTATCTCCTGACAAAAGCATAAAGCTTTGTgccggatttttttttattggtcttTGCTAGGAACACACACACTTGAGGATAAAGAAACACAAACTCCATAAAAGGCACGTGAAAGTGGTTCAATTGCGGAAATATGTCCTCGAAAGAAGAGTAAGTTACAcaaccttatttatttaaaatttttttgaacCTATGCTTCAACAGGTCTACTAAATTCTAAAAGCATTCTGTTCTAGtcaaccttaaaaaaattggtgtTAAATGTACCTATACCTACACATACCTACGCCCAAAGTCaaacctatataaatattagtgTAAGAAATATTGAATACTTAATTCCGCCTTATTGATGACAAAATAATGTagtttatcttaaaatatCTTACATCAGTCCTGGCGCACGAGCAAGTCATGGCGGTGCACAGGAAACAGTTGACGAGCAGCATCACCAGGAACATGACGCCCAGCGCGATGGCCAGGTACAGCAGCCACAGCGGCCGCACGCCGCTCTCCGCGCACGTCACCACTGGCCAATGTACAGAACGGCATGAGGAAAACTGGTACTAATGTACCGTTTATATGTTAGTTTGCGACGGCTCAAGATCGAGGAAGTAAGGTAGATGCACCATTTATGGACAGTATAAGGacttttttttcgtttttcctTTATAATTCGTACATTTAgcaacatactcgtacattctCATGGATTTGGAGGTTAATAAGGAGGAGACtttactgaataaatattaactatGGACATTCTTCTAATTGAATGCTTATCATTAAAGAGTATTTCAGGGTTGATTAAGTTggtataatgaaataaaaactactgaaatttaatactaaaatCTGAATGCATAAAAATTCTGCAGTTGGGTTAATTGGGCCGCTTTTTCTTCAGTTGCGTGTACACTTTgctgtacttatatttatgtcaTGGGATGTTACTGCTTTTAACTGATTTAGTCATATGAGATgcaataatgtatttttatataactattataggaatttcttcttaaattataaaattcctattatttttaaagtactaCAAGATGTGTAGAACCTACTCACATATGTATCTATTAGTATGTATCACACGTCTGTAAACAGGAAAATCCGTGTGTTGCAATTAAATTGATTGAAAGAGCACTTTATCGAAGTTAAATATGTATGACTCACtgtaaataactatttaatatAGATTTTCAATGGCTGATTAAATTTGCAACTAGTGACAAGGTATACCTATCCTCATAGCCACAAGTTGTCACCCAGTACTTAGATACTAGTGGAAGgtagattttttttgatagattatttttttaaactaacgCACTAAGTTATCTAGGTGGGAACGTagtctacactaatattataaagaggaaaactttgtttgtttggttgtaatgaataggctcaaaaacagctggaccgattttaaaaattttttcacCATTataaagctacattatccacgagtaacatagacaatattttattttggaaaaaaatagggttccgtaatatatttggatttttcggacacaaactgaaaaaaatcaaccaaaaagttacttattttgaatacgctgcctaaactataaaagatagaaccataaaatgttttaattaattgtagatcttataaatatctacaaaaaagtccgcgacacactatacctatctatgtcgagtgaggcacaacagccatatttttatttaaaaatcttgaattttttttggtctacatttaaacgcgttttttttactcatgttattaatccttatcaaaataaataatttcatcaataagtacagtttatgtaggtaatatttggtctttgaatgattaaaattggacgtttggttttgaagttgtggtgaacttaaaatattacgatttctgctgcacggcccggGACTGCAGGCAGAAGTGACACTTTTGCCGAGAGCAAGActtagccgctttgcgggcggtcctttagttagttctaatagagatatatttagtatcgcctgtgcatccgtgcgaagccggggcgggtcgctagtacgatatattataaacattcatAACTGATTAAAATAAGGTTTTACCAGCATTATCGTTGGGGTCCAGCACAAAAACTCCAGTGGAAGCGGTGACCGTGCCCTCTTCGTCGCTGGCCTCGCTGCGGTCCGCCGATGTGCAGTCTATGGCAGCACATGTGCTTcctgaaatttattttgtgccaGGTTTGAATGTAATTAAAGGTAAAACAAAGCTTGAATTTCCATGAGCAGCCGTTTAGTTTCTATTACAGTACTCACTCATAGATGCACACCAGTGTGTTACACAATAAGTTACATTTACTTAgctgttaaaatatttctctctagaaataatgaaaaggcGTCAGCATGTTCATTGGCACTCATTAAATTCTTGTTACGAGATTACAATCTGTCTCTCCACAATACAACATTAATAAATCTATCCCAAGCTTGCTGTGTACGTTTCTTGTGTAGCGAGTATAGCAGATACGACTATAGTTCTGTGTAAAATCTAGAAACCTCGTCAAATCCCGTGGTCAGGTGGTGAGTCCCAGCTCCATCATTACTAGATAAGTACAAATTGCTTCCTTTGATTCCATCAAGTTTCTAGTCAGTGTTAGGTTatagttttacttttaataaggATTAGCtgaataagttttttaaaaagaaaataaagattaaaattcaagtaggtacctacgttaCGTGTGCGTtttacctgtattatttataaaaaggctAAGATTATACGAATAATGAGAAGCTGTTACCTCTGCAAACGCCAATATCGCACTGGAAGTTGACTTGCGAGGAGTCGGGAAACCGGAACATGGAGGCTATCGTCAGCTCGGCGGCGCCGCTCTCAGACTTCGTGACCACTGTCTCGTGCTTCAGCGGGCatctgaattatttaaaaatgtaggtacattacttGTGTTGTGAAAAAGTGAATTATGCGAGTCTAAATATGTTGAGTGATCGTTCTTAACCTCTCCAGACTATTATGGTAATCAATCAGATAAGTTAGTAAAGCTATATCAAATGTCTTTAGGCGGTCTGTAAAATCTGAGCCACTGATGATCATCTACATATTAGTTAAAAACATTTCAGTACTCATAAAAAGTGACATCATTGCTCCAAGTGGAAGTTATAgacttatttagttttttatgaGTTTTGGTACATATTCTATTGTATACTAGAGAGTAGTAGAGTCTGTTTATGAATCGAGTCCCACTAGTGTAGTACATAAATAGGACAGCTTACAACAACCAAGAGTATGTACGAGTAAGGAACTACTCTACTTATGATCAGTCAGCTATATCGCAATTATTCGAAGTTTTTTCTTACCCTTTACTATCTAAAAGATCTACTGTATTGTTTTTCATGTTGAACGCAAAACAGTTCTTGAGTCGAATGCCGTGCGTGCCTGTGAAATAAAATCGTTGAGTTGGATAAAGTTAATAAGGGTTTCTATACcaagtaaattattaaataataaccaTGTTACCATCTACcatcatgtgccgtgtggttcccggcaccaatacaaaaaagaataggaccactccatctctttcccatggatgtcgtaaaaggcgactaagggataggcttataaacttgggattcttcttttaggcgatggcctagcaacctgtcactatttaaatctcaattctatcattaagccaaatagctgaacgtggccatttagtcttcaagactgttggctctgtctaccccgcatgggatatggacgtgaccatatgtatgtatgttaccatCTACCACAGTACAATATACCTAAACAATAActgtctcaattctatgattgaataactgtctacccggcaagggatataaacgtgattatatgaatgaatgaatgaatgaataactgTTTATTGActatagaaaaattaaaaaagtaaatattaaaattcagggatcgtggcaagtggacagatgaagtctctgcctactcctccgagaaagaattgtgattttatgtatgtatttaattacaagGAAAATTCATATTGGTATCAAAGCAAAAGGCGTCCTTAACATTACACAGCGACCTCTTCCAGGTAACCATTGAAGTAAGGATAAATCAATTCGGAGTGCACGTTCAGAGTAGAATGTTAAAAACGGATAAAAAGTTCAGCGGCCTCCCGGTCTCggagaatgttggctctgctACCCGTAAGAGATACAGCCGTGGCAGTTGCCTTTCGGTGTTTCTGTTAGCTTTCTCTACCCGTACGGGTGATTATGGTAGCTATgtagaaattttttatttaccatcTGACTTGCTCAGTTCCGCTCGTAGTGTGTATGGCAGACCAAAGGCTGCATTTAAAACCTTCTGGCCTTGCTGGTTTAACATTCGTAGAGACACTAGGGATGTTTCGTTTCTGTAAAATATAAGCaagtgttttttattttgaagacGCATAGTTTCATGGATACTTCAAGGATAAAAGATTGTTGTAATCTACAATCTTTTATCCTTGAAGCAATATACAagcataaaatgaaataaaaatattttaacttaacaAAGAAACCTCGCAAACAATCGAGGTTCTGCGAAACAATATGAAGTCAGCAACAAAAGAATTCTTTACAGAATGAAGCATGAAAATCAAGAGTCCGACTGTTCGGCAGTAAAACTCGGGATGCACTTGCGACTGTTGTCACGTGTGCAATTCCGTGATAAAATTCCTGTGGTGGCCTGTGTTGTGGCTGGTCGCGGCTGCACATTGCgatgttattattaattacattttcataaaaaaacctTCCTAACTAAATCGTGtcatgtggttcccagcacttaaGAATAAGAGCGCTGTTTCCATTGCTTAAGCACTTCAACCTATGTAATCAATAAGCGTTATACGAGTAGCAAAGTTACATACGGGAATCATGAAGGCTAGTTGTCTCTGACTAACGCTAATCTGGATCATGGTTATAAGCTGCCCATCTTCTTTCCAAGgttaatgatataaaaaaattatgactaAGATTTAAGTTTACCTAGAGTTTCTGAATCCTGCCTTGCCGCACGTGATCACATAAAACTTGTCGTCAGCCAGCTCCAGCGTCCGGTGAACTCGGACCGCCAGTGGCAGGGAGCGTTCGTCAGTTCGCTGAAATAGACGAGGCAGGTTTAACTTAATTTCTGTATCTAGATTAACGACTAAGATAAAAGTGTACGCTAAGTATAACATATCAAACCAGATTTTACAACTTTTAAAACATAAGAGCTGTTATATATATGCATAATTTAATCATCATTTTGAATTAAGGTTTATTACATTGTTATTATCTTTTTACCTTCCTTCAGCTGCTAACCGGTAATGGCAGGTATTCTATGAGATTTACCCAGTCCTATAAATTGTCTCTCTCTCGCATGTTCCCGTTGTAGCCCCCACCGCAATACCTGACGGGCAGGAAGTTTGCCTTTCCACTTTTCTCTCTCGACTTTCTTCGGTCAGATTTAAGTGCATTGGCTACCATAACATCTTTCGCGAAGGCCAAACCTGGAGTTCTTCAGCCTGCCTTGATAGAAGGGTCCAGCTGGGCAGGCCAGGCAGGCCGTCAATACTACGGGTATCTGAAAAAACTATGGTTCAACTTACATTATTCCAAAAGACGCCGCAATAATCCGGCGAGCCCTGCGTCGCCACCAGGTTGATGTCAAAAGTCACCGTTTCCGTGCCGTTACCCTGGGCCATACAAGATGGGGTTCtggaaattttatacaaatttttaaagcacctataataaaaacaacctATTTAAAAGTGGTAAGTATGAATTTTTCCGGAATGGTTTGGACAGAATCAAAAAttggtcaaaataaaaataacaagtaaTAAGTACTgtctacttaaaatatatttctctgaaatttaaaaacgaTCTTATTTGGCGATGTAACTCGCCAAATAAGAATAACgcaaaaatatgataatttttgtaacattttctGAAACTGAACTGAATTTCTGGCGTACCTGTACTCTCTGGCGTGAATGATGCCGTTGAACGGCTGATTGAAGGTGACCCTGATAGACATGACTCCGGTCTTGCAGGTCGCGTTAACGACGGGCAGGAATTCAATGTTCTCCACATTCTGTCAACAATTCATAAGTATGATTTGGTTACTTTAGAGAGCAGATGTATGTTTCGAATAACTTTGAATAATTGGTAACGATTATGTCTTTCAATAaattagtacctacatataaaggTGAAAGTATGTTAGTAAGTCCacctttcacgtcaaaaccactgaatcgatctccatgaaattttgcttaTGTGGAGTACGGAGAAGGGTACTTTTTACGTGACTCCGGACTAAAACAGCTAATAATCTACGACGTAGGTAGTTTGACAGTAAGTTAATACATTTATCATTACGTCGCGGTCGGGTATATTGGTTGTATTGGAAACAACTTGACTATGAAAGGAATTTCAACCCACGACCACTGAGTCACAAGGCCAATCAGGGAGGCAGTTTACATCCTGCGTAATgttttcaaaaagtttttacGTAGGTATCTCTTTAAACAGTTTCAGGTGTTTCTCATACCAATATGTTAACAAACTTCATTCAAACTGCATATACGTATTAAAACTTGTGCAATCCAGTGCCGGTAGCCAGGTACTGTCCACTCCACAATGAGGACTTCCTGCAATGTCTGTCACGGCGCCACTTTCCTTGTACGGTCAGCACGCGATTGTCAGTAGTACCCGCCTTTGTCGTTTCAACACTATGTTATCGATCGCACGCATCTTCCCAAGTCCTTGTCATAGTCGGTCCTATTAGCATACCAGCCGTAGCCGTTTACTTAATCGACCTCTTCAATCGAGTATTCAGTCCTTTTAAAATGTCagatgaaacaaaaattacattacttGACACTGTTAGACACATACtgataacataataaaactaaCGCAGAGAGGTAAATTTAGGCACGCTAGGTTCACTGCGTGCGGACTAAGACAGAgtactaattttaaaaattagcgCAAGCatgtatgattttaataaacggtttacttttttttatccaaACCATAAACCAAATTGCGTGcctagcaaaaaaaaatattttattaaacctaacaataaaatgtacaacctAAAATTATGCTAACTTAAATTTACACAAGAAGACTGAAGTGAATGCGTCGCTAACAGGGGTGTGCAAGAACAAGGTGCTTcattgcctatcagtctcatAAATTTGATTCCGCCATTTGAATAGTTTTCTCATCACCATGCTTTGCTATGTTGGGactcttatttattattgtgaaCTCTAACAAACCGTTACAATACAACACTAACTGCGCAGTGCATAAATCTCAGAGTACAAATCACTGCTCTTTGTAATGTTGACAGCTGGTTTGTTGAACTCCGGGGAGCAATACCAGCTAAGAAGTTCTATAAGATATTATATATGAATGTAAGTTTATGTTAATAATGTCGGTAGAATAATATGGTCGTTTAAGATACCTAGGTTATAAACAagctttaattttaacttctaaaagaattaaatatagcagAAATTTCGCCACCTCTCCACCTGATATCTCGTACGTAATTCCGTCATTCATGATGAATATATTCTTAGTTATCGTCATATTATGTAacttataagtattttgcttcaaaaagatatattatctttttaaatcaTCGGGCAGACAGGACTATGCAATGCAGTGAATTGAAGGAAATCAGAATTGATGATGgtctgcatttttttttatctcagcGAACTCAAGTTTCATGCACTTTGTTTTGAATATTACTTTTGACAGATcggttataattaaaaacagactttataatttaatgaataaaactgATATTATTTTGCCCTTAAATTCATGAAATTTAAGTAATAGTGATGATAGTATTATAAATCGAAAAGGACCTGAATTCCTTCGAGAAAAGGATCGTACAACCGTGCCGATTCTTAGCTCGAACTGGgtctttgtaattttttttcggtATAAGTACCGATATATACAGAGTTGATTATTTTCCTTTgttataaacattttgaaaatatgcaCAATTTCTTAATtgttaaaagatttttcttttgacgAGTCGCATCAAATTCTATTTCCTACGCTTTATAAATACCCTGGAAATTAATCATTATGATGTACAACGATTAAACATGAAACCAAATGAACGGACAACAcgattttttacaaatttgtttCACTTAGTCTTATCGCATTAAATAATCCGTTAGCGGATTTCCGTTCCCAAAATCTTTAAACtggtaataaaaattgttgttaCAATGCCATGCTCTCGGTGAGGAAATAAAACCTGTACCTACTGCATtcatgcaaaaaaataataatgaatataatcTAACTACATAGGTACTTGTGTTACTAGGTAGGTACTGCTGTACTTACCTAAACATCTCACTTCTGAATGGTGGTCAACATTGCCGCCCCAATTCCTGCGGCAGGCGAACTTTACCAGGACGAAACGGCAAgagtatgataaataaataaatt encodes the following:
- the LOC106142622 gene encoding uncharacterized protein LOC106142622 isoform X1, with the translated sequence MWLPWFYLLASLLAAHAQNVENIEFLPVVNATCKTGVMSIRVTFNQPFNGIIHAREYRTPSCMAQGNGTETVTFDINLVATQGSPDYCGVFWNNRTDERSLPLAVRVHRTLELADDKFYVITCGKAGFRNSRNETSLVSLRMLNQQGQKVLNAAFGLPYTLRAELSKSDGTHGIRLKNCFAFNMKNNTVDLLDSKGCPLKHETVVTKSESGAAELTIASMFRFPDSSQVNFQCDIGVCRGSTCAAIDCTSADRSEASDEEGTVTASTGVFVLDPNDNAVVTCAESGVRPLWLLYLAIALGVMFLVMLLVNCFLCTAMTCSCARTDVIEKDPSVVEDYDPYRSWHGSQYGGRYPSSTIHSARSVSDNSDHYAIVQSRPGSRHSGMHRNRH
- the LOC106142622 gene encoding uncharacterized protein LOC106142622 isoform X2, which encodes MWLPWFYLLASLLAAHAQNVENIEFLPVVNATCKTGVMSIRVTFNQPFNGIIHAREYRTPSCMAQGNGTETVTFDINLVATQGSPDYCGVFWNNRTDERSLPLAVRVHRTLELADDKFYVITCGKAGFRNSRNETSLVSLRMLNQQGQKVLNAAFGLPYTLRAELSKSDGTHGIRLKNCFAFNMKNNTVDLLDSKGCPLKHETVVTKSESGAAELTIASMFRFPDSSQVNFQCDIGVCRGSTCAAIDCTSADRSEASDEEGTVTASTGVFVLDPNDNAVVTCAESGVRPLWLLYLAIALGVMFLVMLLVNCFLCTAMTCSCARTDVIEKDPSVVEDYDPYRSWHGSQYGGRSVSDNSDHYAIVQSRPGSRHSGMHRNRH